A genomic region of Methanothermobacter sp. CaT2 contains the following coding sequences:
- the nikR gene encoding nickel-responsive transcriptional regulator NikR codes for MTRISMSLPAKLLEEFDEVLRNRGYQSRSKGIRDAIKDYIVRYRWMSEMEGERTGIVSVIYNHHTGAMEEIADIQHHYREYIDAVMRVHLTEKHRLEVLVVRGDVAEIRELTERMMGLRGVEHVRLTSVSAEEEAEYER; via the coding sequence ATGACCAGGATAAGCATGTCTCTTCCAGCTAAACTTCTTGAGGAATTTGATGAGGTACTGAGGAACCGGGGATACCAGTCAAGGTCCAAGGGTATAAGGGACGCCATAAAGGACTACATTGTCAGGTACAGGTGGATGAGTGAGATGGAGGGTGAGAGGACAGGGATAGTCTCGGTGATCTACAACCACCACACAGGGGCAATGGAGGAAATAGCCGACATACAGCACCACTACAGGGAGTACATAGACGCTGTCATGAGGGTTCACCTCACAGAAAAACATCGCCTTGAGGTCCTCGTGGTGAGGGGTGATGTTGCAGAGATACGTGAACTCACAGAGAGGATGATGGGTCTACGGGGAGTTGAACACGTGAGACTTACCAGTGTCTCAGCTGAAGAGGAGGCGGAATATGAGAGGTGA
- a CDS encoding NAD(P)H-dependent oxidoreductase: MHVYILFAHPSRTSFSGEVLEAFTEGLSEAGHTYEVGDLYRMNFRSELSQEEYLREISQEAGSPLPEDVMEEHEKIGRADALAFIYPLWWSDCPAKLKGWFDRVWTYGYAYFYEDGERGTRIDIEKAVVLCSAGHTEEHLEGTGIAESMRSVMLGDRLLGVGVKNVTMEILGGMVPGDDSRREINLMRARRAGRNL, translated from the coding sequence ATGCACGTCTATATTCTCTTTGCACATCCATCCAGGACGTCCTTTTCAGGGGAGGTTCTGGAGGCATTTACAGAGGGCCTCAGTGAAGCCGGACACACATATGAGGTCGGGGACCTCTACAGGATGAACTTCAGGTCGGAGCTGAGTCAGGAGGAGTACCTCAGGGAGATCAGCCAGGAGGCGGGGTCACCATTACCAGAGGATGTTATGGAGGAGCATGAGAAGATCGGAAGGGCCGATGCCCTTGCGTTCATCTATCCCCTCTGGTGGAGTGACTGCCCCGCAAAACTCAAGGGATGGTTTGACCGGGTCTGGACCTACGGCTACGCCTACTTCTATGAGGATGGAGAGCGGGGTACGAGGATTGATATTGAAAAGGCTGTGGTGCTCTGCTCTGCAGGCCACACAGAGGAACACCTTGAGGGTACAGGCATTGCAGAGAGCATGCGCAGTGTCATGTTAGGTGACAGGCTGCTGGGGGTGGGTGTTAAGAATGTCACCATGGAGATCCTTGGGGGCATGGTGCCCGGGGATGACTCCCGCAGGGAGATAAACCTCATGAGGGCCCGCAGGGCAGGGAGGAACCTCTAA
- a CDS encoding Coenzyme F420 hydrogenase/dehydrogenase, beta subunit C-terminal domain, with product MNKLDEFIERATLRLPPEEREEVARELKTHILDSAEAIAASRKTDVTEEVIAEALERMGPAEKIAEMYPSERKWKPGKIVESGICARCGTCAVICPNNIISFDGRPELREECLRNGHGMCFEVCPRVSSDAYQISIREKFQEKVYHGRGPIRGQDGGVVTSFLRHLLEKGEIDGAIVVGDEHWKPVSLLVQTAEDLEETSGSKYSISTLEALRTAGDLGIERVAVVGLPCQINGLRKLQYFPYLAKHDLELGRKGKPVKLPEIRYLIGLFCTEKFEYGDLRKVLRENGIRMEEVEKFSIRRGKLEVDLGDRRETLNLGDIRISEGCRSCRDFDAHLADVSVGSAGSPEGYSTIIVRTRRGAEIAGAVELMEGADTAKIEKMRDLKLRRFQRELERRRKSGEYISFYWTSDYPGVSRRADGTYFIRVRARPSGWYSPPEVKELVRIAEKYGARIKVTNRGSYELHDVSGFDVEEAVAELNSAGLLTGSEGPLVRATLACPGRENCGSGIIDTTAICSAIEDRFREMPAPYKFKIAVSGCPNRCMRPQIHDVGVAGVEFPETVEEICNGCGRCFEVCKVEAISVRGETSYTNHDLCVGCGKCIKECPHTARRASEEGYILYIGGKAGRELVEGIKTRVDTVDEILEYIDAVIRVYTRYASKPQRERLASTMKRVGEEKFMGEVRRLIKERPH from the coding sequence ATGAATAAACTTGATGAATTCATAGAAAGGGCAACCCTGAGACTACCCCCAGAGGAAAGGGAGGAGGTTGCCCGTGAACTCAAAACCCACATACTTGACAGTGCAGAGGCAATAGCCGCATCAAGAAAAACCGATGTCACCGAGGAGGTGATAGCCGAGGCCCTGGAGAGGATGGGTCCAGCAGAGAAAATAGCAGAGATGTACCCCTCAGAGAGGAAATGGAAACCTGGAAAGATCGTGGAGTCAGGAATCTGCGCAAGGTGCGGTACCTGTGCCGTTATATGCCCCAACAATATCATATCATTCGACGGACGCCCAGAGCTCCGGGAGGAGTGCCTCAGAAACGGCCACGGTATGTGCTTCGAGGTATGCCCCAGGGTCTCCTCAGACGCTTACCAGATCAGCATAAGGGAGAAGTTCCAGGAGAAGGTCTACCATGGGAGGGGACCCATCAGGGGCCAGGACGGGGGCGTGGTGACATCATTCCTCAGACACCTCCTTGAGAAGGGTGAAATCGACGGCGCCATAGTCGTGGGTGACGAACACTGGAAACCTGTATCACTCCTTGTGCAGACCGCAGAGGACCTTGAGGAAACAAGCGGGTCAAAGTACAGCATATCCACCCTTGAAGCACTGAGAACAGCAGGAGACCTTGGAATTGAGAGGGTGGCAGTTGTTGGACTTCCCTGCCAGATAAACGGTCTCAGGAAACTCCAGTACTTCCCCTACCTTGCAAAGCATGACCTGGAACTTGGAAGAAAGGGCAAACCCGTGAAACTCCCTGAGATACGTTACCTCATAGGCCTCTTCTGCACCGAGAAATTCGAATATGGCGACCTCAGAAAGGTGCTGAGGGAAAATGGTATCAGAATGGAGGAGGTTGAAAAATTCAGCATCCGGAGGGGTAAGCTTGAGGTTGACCTCGGCGATAGGAGGGAAACCCTTAACCTCGGGGACATCAGGATCTCAGAGGGCTGCAGATCCTGCAGGGACTTTGACGCTCACCTTGCAGACGTCTCTGTGGGCTCCGCTGGAAGCCCCGAAGGCTACTCAACCATCATAGTGAGAACCAGGAGGGGCGCTGAAATAGCCGGTGCAGTTGAACTCATGGAGGGTGCAGACACCGCAAAAATAGAGAAGATGAGGGACCTTAAACTCAGAAGATTCCAGAGGGAACTTGAGAGAAGGAGAAAGAGTGGTGAATACATCTCCTTCTACTGGACCTCAGATTACCCTGGTGTATCCAGGAGGGCCGATGGCACCTACTTCATAAGGGTCAGGGCCCGGCCATCAGGCTGGTACAGCCCCCCAGAGGTGAAGGAACTTGTCAGGATCGCCGAAAAATACGGTGCAAGGATCAAGGTCACCAACAGGGGATCCTATGAGCTCCATGATGTGAGTGGCTTTGATGTTGAGGAGGCAGTGGCTGAACTCAACTCCGCAGGGCTACTCACAGGCTCAGAGGGCCCCCTTGTAAGGGCCACACTTGCCTGTCCAGGTAGGGAGAACTGTGGAAGCGGGATCATAGACACCACAGCAATCTGCAGTGCCATAGAGGATAGGTTCAGGGAGATGCCAGCACCCTACAAGTTCAAGATAGCGGTGAGTGGCTGTCCAAACAGGTGCATGAGGCCCCAGATCCACGATGTGGGTGTCGCGGGTGTTGAATTCCCTGAGACAGTTGAGGAAATCTGTAACGGTTGCGGCAGGTGCTTCGAGGTCTGCAAGGTTGAGGCCATCAGCGTGCGTGGTGAGACATCCTACACCAACCATGACCTCTGCGTTGGCTGCGGTAAATGCATAAAGGAGTGTCCACACACTGCAAGGAGGGCCAGTGAAGAGGGTTACATACTCTACATAGGCGGTAAGGCTGGTAGAGAACTGGTTGAGGGTATAAAGACCCGTGTTGACACTGTTGATGAGATACTGGAGTACATAGACGCTGTTATAAGGGTCTACACCAGGTACGCCAGCAAGCCGCAGAGGGAGAGGCTTGCATCAACCATGAAACGTGTCGGTGAGGAAAAATTCATGGGTGAGGTGAGGAGGCTCATAAAGGAGAGACCACATTAA
- a CDS encoding 4Fe-4S binding protein has protein sequence MKVKEWCMFCGECAGVCPRNLIEVRENSLKFSEDQCRECNICIQVCPVRALER, from the coding sequence ATGAAGGTGAAGGAATGGTGTATGTTCTGTGGGGAATGTGCAGGTGTGTGCCCACGGAACCTCATAGAGGTCAGGGAGAATTCCCTGAAATTTTCAGAGGACCAGTGTAGGGAATGCAACATATGCATACAGGTGTGCCCTGTTAGGGCCCTTGAGAGGTGA
- a CDS encoding PadR family transcriptional regulator: MGGICERFEKEIRRGAIQLAVVCLLERELYGYEIVRKLKESGFRVEEGTIYPLLRRLEGEGILKSSWMTGEARPRKYYRITDYGKKVRKKWLEFFRAVNQALNEIETTMEEYQ; this comes from the coding sequence ATGGGTGGCATATGTGAAAGATTCGAAAAGGAAATCAGACGCGGGGCCATACAGCTCGCAGTGGTCTGCCTCCTTGAAAGGGAACTTTACGGCTATGAAATTGTTAGAAAACTCAAAGAATCAGGGTTCAGGGTCGAGGAGGGAACCATCTACCCCCTCCTGAGGAGACTCGAGGGGGAGGGAATCCTCAAAAGCAGCTGGATGACAGGTGAGGCAAGGCCCAGAAAATATTACAGAATCACAGATTACGGTAAAAAGGTCAGAAAGAAATGGCTTGAATTTTTCAGGGCAGTGAACCAGGCCCTCAATGAAATTGAAACCACAATGGAGGAATATCAATGA
- a CDS encoding sensor histidine kinase: MGFFLILFSSAALLMMAGGGWSPRDLPILHMSLVLLGASIILAGFSHRRTALSLSVLIIPLQFILGFQGLHTVLPPPLLAAYSTSLILLIRRHYHAGQTLAYITGIIAYALVMTHLTGVVEVVEALRVDPIISAELFMAAVGLLGLYPQRGVTEPLFSGMMGGYTARVLLATMLTAITVTGVLILRGRDQLPFPAEIFLLSLTVALIIVTITFTAYRLNTVDHERLMNERGLRRARRFFRDVVENLEEAVAVIDEDGNPLHLNRAMKKLGIDCRSIHDRFMDARAPSYIRSLKAGDRNFTGWYIPLDEGAIISLTDITDLMRAQEELQRNIMEKDALLRELHHRVKNNLQIILSLINMQIRSAGEDAREALIRTSTRVQTLAAIHESVYGLGSLAEVKMHECIMRISENLRSVFDALDVEFHIDARHTFNVETAMPLALIVNELVSNSLQHAFPQGRGTVKVEISRMNSEYCLRVMDDGVGFSGEKRMGLQLALNLARQIEGDLRILLREDGGGTEVTVPFRQLHYRRRL, encoded by the coding sequence ATGGGGTTCTTTCTGATTCTCTTCTCATCCGCGGCACTCCTCATGATGGCTGGAGGTGGATGGTCCCCCCGGGACCTCCCCATTCTCCACATGTCTCTTGTGCTGCTTGGTGCATCGATAATTCTCGCCGGCTTCTCCCATAGAAGAACAGCACTATCCCTATCAGTCCTGATAATCCCACTCCAGTTCATTCTGGGATTTCAGGGTCTGCATACAGTTCTACCTCCACCCCTGCTGGCGGCCTATTCGACCAGTCTGATTCTCCTTATCCGCAGACACTATCATGCAGGGCAGACACTGGCATACATCACAGGGATCATAGCCTATGCCCTGGTGATGACCCACCTCACAGGTGTGGTGGAGGTTGTTGAGGCACTCAGGGTGGACCCCATCATTTCAGCTGAGCTCTTCATGGCCGCTGTGGGGTTACTGGGCCTCTATCCCCAGAGGGGAGTCACTGAACCACTCTTCTCAGGAATGATGGGGGGATACACGGCACGGGTGCTCCTTGCAACCATGCTCACAGCCATAACGGTCACAGGAGTCCTGATCCTGAGGGGCCGGGACCAGCTGCCATTCCCCGCAGAGATATTCCTCCTTTCACTGACAGTGGCGCTCATCATAGTTACCATAACCTTCACAGCCTACAGGCTCAACACAGTTGACCATGAACGCCTCATGAATGAAAGGGGGCTCAGGAGGGCACGCAGATTCTTCAGGGATGTGGTTGAGAACCTTGAGGAGGCCGTTGCAGTCATCGATGAAGATGGCAATCCACTGCACCTCAACAGGGCAATGAAGAAACTTGGAATTGACTGCAGGTCCATTCATGATAGGTTCATGGATGCCAGGGCACCCTCATACATCAGAAGCCTTAAAGCGGGGGATAGAAACTTCACCGGCTGGTACATTCCCCTGGATGAGGGGGCAATAATCTCCCTCACCGACATAACAGACCTCATGAGGGCACAGGAGGAACTCCAGCGGAACATCATGGAGAAGGATGCGCTGCTCCGGGAACTCCATCACCGGGTGAAGAATAACCTCCAGATCATCCTGAGCCTCATAAACATGCAGATAAGATCCGCCGGTGAGGATGCAAGGGAGGCTCTCATCAGGACATCAACCAGAGTCCAGACACTGGCCGCCATCCATGAATCCGTGTATGGGCTGGGGAGCCTTGCAGAGGTTAAGATGCATGAGTGCATAATGAGGATATCAGAAAACCTCAGATCAGTATTTGATGCACTGGATGTTGAATTCCACATAGACGCCCGGCATACCTTCAACGTTGAGACAGCCATGCCACTGGCCCTCATAGTAAATGAACTGGTATCCAACTCCCTTCAGCATGCGTTTCCTCAGGGCAGAGGCACCGTGAAGGTTGAAATCAGCAGAATGAACTCAGAGTACTGTCTGAGGGTAATGGATGATGGTGTGGGGTTTTCAGGTGAAAAGAGGATGGGCCTCCAACTTGCACTGAATCTTGCCAGGCAGATAGAGGGAGACCTGAGGATACTCCTCAGGGAGGATGGAGGGGGTACAGAGGTCACGGTACCCTTTAGGCAGCTTCACTACAGGAGGAGACTTTAA